From the Candidatus Atribacteria bacterium genome, the window TTATAAATAGCTATTCTCATCAGGGAGAAGGAGTTGGCAGAATAGACAATTTTGCTATTTTTGTGCCGAAGATAATTTTAGGCGAAAGAGTTAGGGTAAGAATTACCGATGTAAAAAAGAATTTCGCCCGCGGAAAATTAATTCAAGTGATTTCTTCTTCTCCCGATAGAATAAATCCCCCCTGCCCAGTTTATCATCTCTGCGGAGGATGCCAATTGCAGCATATAGCTTATGAAAAACAGTTAGAAATGAAAAAGGAAATAGTAGAAAATGCTTTGAATAGGATAGGCAATCAAAATATCAAAACTTTGCCTATTATAGGAATGAAAGATCCCTGGCGTTATCGCAATAAAGGGTATTTTCACCTTGCCCGAGAGAACGGAAAAATACGATTAGGATTTTATAAGTCCAAAAGCCATGCTCTTGTCCCTGCCTGCCAGTGCTGCTTGTTTAGCGAGGCGATTAATCGTCTGATAAAATATCTGGGAGAGCAGTTAACTCAGCAGGACATGAGTATCTATGATTGTAAAACAGATCAGGGAAATTTAAGAGGAATAATATTAAAAGAAAGCAAAAATACTGGAGAGATAATGGTAATTTTTATCACCAAAGAAGAAAAACTAAAGATAGATGAAACATTTTTAGATAATCTTATTAAAACTTTTTCTCAAACGGTTTCTGTTTATCAAAATATCAATAAAAGTTCAAAGATACTGCCATTAGGAAAAGGCTTTAAACTTCTAAGGGGAAAAACAAGCATAGAGGATACCATTGGTTCTTTTAAATTTAAAATATCGCCTGCATCTTTTTTTCAGGTCAATGTTTCTCAGGCTCAGGTATTATATGAAAAAATATTAGAATATGCAAATTTATGCGGAGAAGAGACGGTTATCGATTCTTATTGTGGAACCGGAACTATCTCCATCTATTTGGCCGGTAAAGCTAAAAGAGTTTACGGATTAGAATTAGAAAAAGGAGCAGTCAGAGATTCCCGGGAAAATTGTAAGCTTAACAACCTTTCTAATTTAAAATTTTTTACCG encodes:
- the rlmD gene encoding 23S rRNA (uracil(1939)-C(5))-methyltransferase RlmD, whose translation is MKDKPVKLEENYEFFINSYSHQGEGVGRIDNFAIFVPKIILGERVRVRITDVKKNFARGKLIQVISSSPDRINPPCPVYHLCGGCQLQHIAYEKQLEMKKEIVENALNRIGNQNIKTLPIIGMKDPWRYRNKGYFHLARENGKIRLGFYKSKSHALVPACQCCLFSEAINRLIKYLGEQLTQQDMSIYDCKTDQGNLRGIILKESKNTGEIMVIFITKEEKLKIDETFLDNLIKTFSQTVSVYQNINKSSKILPLGKGFKLLRGKTSIEDTIGSFKFKISPASFFQVNVSQAQVLYEKILEYANLCGEETVIDSYCGTGTISIYLAGKAKRVYGLELEKGAVRDSRENCKLNNLSNLKFFTGEAEKWLCRWIKNREEVQIMVIDPPRTGCSREMLRDIIKTKPEKILYVSCNLPTLARDIKYLAQSGYKLEKVQPVDMFPQTRHIECITYLRRC